In Vidua chalybeata isolate OUT-0048 chromosome 9, bVidCha1 merged haplotype, whole genome shotgun sequence, a genomic segment contains:
- the BCL10 gene encoding B-cell lymphoma/leukemia 10, producing MEGPGSWSSSGGAGRPLTEDEMAEVKKDALERMRPYLCDKIIAERHFDYLRSKKILTREDTEEISARSSSRKKTGKLLDYLAENPKGLDTLIESIRRERTQNFLLQKITDVVLKVKNEKLEALKGLSCSTCMTSLYGGTNNLSRSFSDESNILDKTKDKESTQIHHPEEDYSTAAFVSAVSLYSMNLPIAEMGNSQCSVFSATLPGPGDPGAPPLPPELQSDQQEPCTSSSDNCFLPLRSRSVHPQ from the exons gcggccgcTGACGGAGGACGAGATGGCGGAGGTGAAGAAGGAT gcttTAGAAAGGATGCGTCCTTACCTGTGTGATAAAATCATAGCTGAGAGACACTTTGATTACCTACGTTCTAAGAAAATACTCACTAGGGAGGACACAGAAGAAATTTCTGCTCGATCTTCCAGTAGGAAAAAAACTGGGAAGTTACTGGACTACTTAGCAGAAAATCCAAAGGGACTAGATACTTTGATTGAATCTATCAGACGAGAAAGAACACAAAACTTCCTGTTACAGAAGATAACTGATGTAGTGTTGAAAgtcaaaaatgaaaagcttgAAGCTCTTAAAG gTTTAAGCTGCAGCACCTGTATGACCTCACTGTATGGAGGAACAAATAATCTTTCTAGATCATTTTCTGATGAATCAAATATTCTGGataaaacaaaagacaaagaaTCTACCCAGATACATCACCCAGAAGAAGATTATAGCACCGCTGCATTTGTGTCTGCTGTCTCTCTTTATTCAATGAATTTACCAATTGCAGAGATGGGAAATTCTCAGTGCAGTGTTTTCTCAGCCACCCTCCCAGGGCCTGGAGACCCTGGTGCACCCCCACTGCCCCCAGAGCTCCAGTCAGACCAGCAAGAGCCATGCACTAGTTCAAGTGACAATTGCTTTTTGCCTTTAAGATCACGTTCTGTTCATCCACAGTGA
- the C9H1orf52 gene encoding UPF0690 protein C1orf52 homolog, translated as MAAEGEDPLGYFAAYGSSSSDSEPEEPRPDERPAGAGAASGATPGRPRLPPPDELFRRVSQPPAFLYNPLNKEIDWESRVLRAPEEPPREFKVWRSNAVPPPETYSPPEKPPPPAPALDMAIKWSNIYEDNGDDAPRQAGKAKFLPDEEQEPLESDDEKDDEPASAKKRKVESGEQAKKKKKKV; from the exons ATGGCGGCGGAGGGGGAGGACCCGCTGGGCTATTTCGCGGCCTACGGCAGCTCCAGCTCCGACTCGGAGCCCGAAGAGCCGCGGCCCGACGAGCGCCCGGCGGGAGCCGGCGCGGCCTCGGGGGCTAccccggggcggccgcggctGCCGCCGCCCGACGAGCTCTTCCGTCGGGTGTCGCAGCCGCCCGCCTTCCTCTACAATCCTCTCAACAAGGAGATCGACTGGGAGAGCCGCGTCCTGCGGGCGCCCGAGGAG CCCCCCAGGGAATTCAAGGTGTGGAGGAGCAACGCCGTGCCCCCGCCGGAGACCTACAGCCCGCCCGAgaagccgccgccgccggcccccgcCCTCGACATGGCCATAAAGTGGTCCAACATCTACGAGGACAATGGCGACGACGCGCCCCGCCAGGCCGGCAAAGCCAAGTTCCTGCCGGACGAGGAGCAGGAGCCCCTGGAGTCGG atgATGAAAAAGACGATGAACCAGCTTCTGCTAAGAAACGTAAAGTAGAGTCTGGAGAACAggcaaagaagaagaagaagaaggtaTAA